The Cyanobacteria bacterium GSL.Bin1 genomic sequence ATTGGTTGCTCCTAACTCATAGGTGTAAAGGCGATCACTGAGATTATAGATCAGTCCTAAGCCAGCCAGTTCATAGCTATCAGCCGGATCAAGGGTGCGAGGCTTTAGAGTCGTCCCAATCCTTACCCGATTGCTATTCTCTGAAGTATCTTCGGGGGGTGAGGTCTGTTGTTGATTATTACAGCCGATAATGAGAAGAAGACATAAGCCAAACAAGCTGATAAACTTAGCAACTTGCTTCCACTGTCGAGAGAATTGAAATACAGCGCGATTAATCATTGCTCTTTCCCTTACCAGTAGGGTGCATTCGGGAAACACCCTACAATTTAATTAACTAAGGTTGTTGAAACTGTTGGGTATAGACTTCATCTTCTTTTTCTGACTCAATCTTTAAGTCAGAACGGGGATAAGCCACACATAACAACGCATAGCCTTTTTCTTGTAATTCTGGGGAAACTCCCATACCATCGGTTTGATCCACTTTTCCTTCTAGGATCAGTCCGGCGCAGGTCGTGCAAACCCCAGCAGTACAGGAACTTGGGAGATCAATGCCTTCATTATGGGCGGTTTCAAGAATTGTTTTGTCTTCAGGAACGGTAATGGTATGAGTTTGACCTTGGTGATGGATTTCGACAGTGTAGGTATTTGCCATAAATTAATGATTAACGCCCAGTCGCCACTGCTTTAACAAGTTTATGCGTGTTTGATTTTAGCAAACTTAAGGGGCTTTTGGGGGAGGAATCG encodes the following:
- a CDS encoding 2Fe-2S iron-sulfur cluster binding domain-containing protein; translation: MANTYTVEIHHQGQTHTITVPEDKTILETAHNEGIDLPSSCTAGVCTTCAGLILEGKVDQTDGMGVSPELQEKGYALLCVAYPRSDLKIESEKEDEVYTQQFQQP